The DNA window AAGTATTGGAAATCCTCAATCCGAACATCGAGCCCGGCGAGTTGCATGGCAAATTCATCGTATTGGATATCCTCGCCCGCGACCCGCAAGGTCACCGCTACAACATCGAGATGCAGGTGCGCCGCCATGCAGACTACAGCTTGCGCAGCCTCTACTACCTGGCCCGCACCCTCGGCCAGCAATTGCACAAGGGCGATGACTACAGTGACCTGAAACCGGTGGTTGGCATCCACCTGATGGATTTCGAGTCATTCCCCGAAGCGCAAGCCCACTGGCATTTCGAACTGCGCGATCGCCTGCATCCACACGTCAGGATCGACGGGCTACACTTGCACTTGATCGAGCTGCCCAAGGCCGATCGCCTGGGATGTTCGCTCAACGGAGCCTTGGCAGACTGGGTTGCCTATTTCGAACACTGGCAGGAGGAGAGCGTCATGCAAGGTATCCAGCACCCACCTGTACGACAGGCCCTGGAAGAACTCCAGCAACTGTCCGACGATGCCGAAGCACGGCGCCTGGCGTTCGTCCGCGAACGCGCGTTGCGTGACGAACTCAGCGAACTCCGTGCCGCCCGTGCAGAAGGCAGGGAAACTGGCCGGGATGAGGGGCGTATCGCCTTGCTGGAGAAGCAATTAGGCCTGAAGTTTGGCCCATTGCCGGAGGCGATTCGGGAACGGTTGCACGGTGCCGGCCGGGATGAACTGGAGTTATGGGCCGAGCGTGTGCTGTTCGTGGAGCAGATGGACGCCGTATTCGCCGAGGCATGACGTGTGATCGTCATGCCCACCGCCTTTGACGCTCCCAGCCGTCAGAGCATCAACCGTACCACTGACTCGTCCGGATCGCGTGAGCGCCCGGCGCGCTCCAGTTCGGCGAGGTAGTCGGCCCACAGGCTTTCCTGGCGGGTGGCCAGTTCGTACAGGTAGTCCCAGCTGTAGAGGCCGCTGTCGTGGCCGTCGTCGAAGATCAGCTTCAAGGCATAGTTGCCCGCTGGCTCCAGACCGGTCAGGGCGACGTTCTGCTTGCCGTATTGCAGCACCGGGTTGCCGTGTCCCTGGACTTCCGCCGAGGGCGAATGCACGCGCAGGAATTCGGCACCCAGGTGGTAGCGGTCCTGGCCGTATTGCAGTTCCAGGGTCTTCGAAGCCTTGTGCAGCTTGATGGCGGAGGGAATACGCATGAAATGGATGCCGAAAAGAGCGCAGAAGGCTGAAGGCTGAACGGAAATCGATGTCCCGTCCAGCGTTCAGCCCATGGCGACCAGCGGTTTAGAGGATATAGCGCGACAGGTCTTCGTCCTGTGCCAGTTCACCGAGGTGGCTGTTGACGTAGGCCAGGTCGATGCGGATGGCTTCACCGTTCTGCTGGCCGGCGAGGTCGGCGGCGCTGAAGGACACCTCTTCCAGCAGACGCTCCAGCAGGGTGTGCAGACGGCGGGCACCGATGTTCTCGGTCTTCTCGTTGACCTGCCAGGCGATCTCGGCGATGCGCTTGATGCCGTCCTCGGCAAACTCGATGTGCAGGCCCTCGGTCTTCAGCAGCTCGCGGTACTGCTCGGTCAACGAGGCGTGCGGCTCGGTCAGGATACGCTCGAAGTCCTGCGGGCTCAGCGCCTTGAGTTCGACGCGGATCGGCAGACGCCCCTGCAACTCAGGCACCAGGTCGCTGGGTTTGGACAGGTGGAAGGCGCCCGAGGCGATGAAGAGGATATGGTCGGTCTTGACCATGCCCAGCTTGGTGTTGACCGTGCTGCCCTCGATCAGCGGCAACAGGTCGCGCTGTACGCCTTCACGGGACACGTCGGCGCCACCGGTGTTGCCGCGCTTGGCCACCTTGTCGATTTCGTCGATGAAGACGATGCCGTTCTGCTCCACCGCCTCCAGGGCGCGGGCCTTGAGTTCTTCCTCGTTGACCAGGCGTGCGGCTTCCTCGTCACGCACCAGCTTGAGCGCATCCTTGATCTTCAGTTTGCGGCTCTTCTTCTTGCCCTTGCCCATGTTGGAGAACAGGTTCTGCAACTGGCTGGTCATTTCCTCCATGCCGGGCGGCGACATGATCTCCACGCCTGCTGGTGTCTCGGCGACCTCGATGTCGATTTCCTTGTCGTCGAGCTGGCCTTCGCGCAGGCGCTTGCGGAACAACTGGCGAGTGTTCGAGTCGGTCGGCGTTGCTGCTTCCTCGCCGAAGCCGGTGGGGCGGGCGCCGGGCAGCAGGGCATCGAGGATGCGCTCTTCGGCGGCGTCCTCGGCGCGGTGGCGCATCTTCTGCACTTCCTGTTCGCGCAGCATTTTCAGCGCGGCATCGGCCAGGTCGCGGATGATCGATTCGACATCGCGGCCGACGTAGCCGACCTCGGTGAACTTGGTCGCCTCGACCTTGATGAACGGCGCATTGGCCAGGCGTGCCAGGCGCCGGGCGATCTCGGTCTTGCCGACGCCGGTCGGGCCGATCATCAGGATGTTCTTCGGTGTGACCTCCGGGCGCAGTTCGGGGGCGAGCTGCATGCGCCGCCAGCGGTTGCGCAGGGCGATGGCCACGGCGCGCTTGGCGTCATCCTGGCCGATGATGTGGCGGTTGAGTTCGTGGACGATCTCGCGGGGTGTCATGGACATGCAGGTACTCCAGGGCCGGGCGTGCGGGGCGATTGTTCACGATCTGGCGGGGCGAGACCGTGATGGGGTGCTCAAACCTCGCTGTCCAGCTCTTCGATAGTCAGGTTCTGATTGGTGAAGACACAGATGCTGCCGGCAATGTTCAATGCCGTTTCGGCAATTTCGTGGGCGCTCAGTCCGGCGTCTGCCTTGAGCAGCAGCGCGCGCGCCGCGGCCTGGGCGAAACCGCCGCCGGAGCCCATGGCGATCAGGTCGTCCTCGGGCTGCACCACGTCGCCGTTGCCGGTGATGATCAGCGAAGCGTCTTTGTTGGCCACCGCCAGCATGGCTTCCAGGCGACTCAGGGAGCGGTCGGTGCGCCAGTCCTTGGCCAGTTCCACGGCGGCACGTACCAGGTGGCCCTGGTGTTTCTCCAGTTGCCCTTCGAAGCGCTCGAACAGGGTGAAGGCATCGGCGGTGGCGCCGGCGAAGCCGGCCAGTACCTGGCCGTGGTAGAGACGGCGGACCTTCCGGGCGTTGCCTTTCATCACGGTGTTGCCCAGGGAAACCTGGCCGTCGCCGCCCATGACGACTTTGCCGTTGCGGCGAACTGAAACGATGGTGGTCAAGGGGGAATCTCCGCTCAGCGGGGCAGGCACTGCCCGAATGTGTGGGATATGGGGGAAGGCATGGCGATTTTCAACGCACGGCCTTTCCAGCTTGAGTGCCGCTGTCGAGCAGGCCGAGTGCGCGCAGGCTGGCCTTGCCGATTTCGAGGCGCTTGGGCAGGGCGGTTACCGGGTCGGGCATGTCGATGTTCAGGGCGAAGCTGTAGAGGCGTTCGCCTTGCTCCACCCAGCCGACCCACCAGCCGATGTTCGGCTGGTCACTATCGTTCCAGCCGGTCTTGCCGTAAAGCGTCCAGCCCTCGCCCGACTCCAGGCGCACGATCTCCCGTACCTGGGCCTGGGCCTGCGCGGGGAACGGCAATTCGCCCCGGGCCAGGCGTGCGAGCAGGTGCGTCTGTTCGACTGCGCTGATCTTCAAGGGGCCTACCAGCCAGAAGTTGTCCACCTGGGTGCCGATGGTCTGGTTGCCGTAGCCCAGGGCGCGGACGCCTTCCTGCATGCGTTGCTGGCCGATGCGTCGTGCCAGTTCCTGGTAGATCGGTACGTTGGAGGCGCGAATGGCATCGCGCAGGCCCATGTCTTGTTCCCAGGCCTTGAAGGGCTGCGGCTGGCCACCGTAGGGCAGGACTTCATCGACACTGGCGACCGCGCCGCTGGAGAGGCCGATCAGGCTGTTGGCGATCTTGAAGGTCGAGGCGGGGATATAGCGGGTCGTGGCACGCTGGGCGTCGACACCAGTGAGTCGTTGGGTGGATGCATCGTAAAGGGCGAAGGTGCCGGTGACGCCGGCTTGCGCGAAGATCGCGGCAACCGCTGGGCTTTCTTCGAAGTCGCTGGCCATCGAGGGCGCGGCGAACAGCAGGGTCGCCGCGAGGAAGAGACTGCGCATGGTGTTTCCTTGTAGCAGAAGGGTGAACAATTCCTGTCTTCAAGACAGGGCGAAGCCTTGCTGGCGCCAAGCTTCGAATACTGCGACCGCCACACTGTTGGACAGGTTCAGGCTGCGATTGCCGGGTTTCATCGGCAGGCGCAAGCGTTGCCCACTGGGCAGTGCTTCGCGTATGTCTTCGGGCAGGCCGCGGCTTTCCGGGCCGAACAGAAAGGCATCGCCTGGCTGGAAGGTTATTTCGTGGAAGGGCTGCGAGCCCTTGGTGGTGAAGGCGAACAGGCGCGGTTGGCCGAGTTTATCCAGGCAGCTCTGCAGGTCGGCATGGCGCTGTACGGAGGCGTATTCGTGATAATCCAGCCCGGCACGGCGAAGGCGCTTGTCGTCCAGCTCGAAGCCCAGCGGCTCGATCAGGTGCAGGCTGCAACCGGTATTGGCGCAGAGCCTGATAATGTTGCCGGTATTGGGCGGAATCTCCGGCTGGAAAAGGATCACATGGAACATGCGCGGCACCGAAACTGAAAACGGCGAGCATTCTACGCTGGAAGACCCAAGGCCGCGTTTGCGCCGACGCTTTTTTGCCTCGCTGGTGCTGCTCGGGGTCATGGTCGGGATGATGATCGGGCGCGTGACCCAGCAGTCGGATGAGGTCCATTTACTGGAAGTTGAGCCCGTGGGCGCCGGGTTGCAGCTTTGGTTCGATGAGGAGCCGGAGGTGCAGGAACTGCCTGTCGAGGGTGGTTTCGTGCTCGCCATTGCTGCCATGGGGCAACCGGCCAGTGGGTATCTGGACAGCCCCGCTGGCCGTGTCAGTTGGCGTTTGCAGGTCTCCGGCCAGACGCTGCAACTGCGCCTGACCGCGCTGCATGCCTTGCAGGTCGATTGGCTGGGTGAGTCGGATAAGCGAGGCTGGCGACTGGACGTACGGGTAGGCGGGTGAGCTTGCCCGTGCCTGCTATTCACTCAGGCAACGGTGGGCGGTGGCATAGCGTTCATCCCTCAGGCTACCTCCTGAAGATTCGCCAGTGGCACCCAGCCATGCTCGGTGCCCTCGACCGGCCTGCACCAGAGCCAGCCATTCAATATACGCAGTCCGAGCAGCGTATCGCCTTTGCGCACGTCCAGTTCCCGCGCCGTATAGTCCTCGCGGGCAAATGGTGCCTCGCTGGCGAGGCCTTCGATGATCTGTACGGGAACCCAGCCGCCCTGTTGCCCTGGCGTCGTGCAGAAGTACCAGTCATCCCAGCCTTCCGGTCCGGTGTATCGCTCCCCAACAGCCAGGGGCGCACCCATGACGAAGGTGATCGGTTCGGGGTACTCGCTTTCATGGGGGAGGATGACGCGGTAGATACCTATGCTCATGTGCCCCTAGGCCCGCTGACACGACTGGGCCAGGTCGATTGCCGCCTGGATGGCAGCGCGCGCCTGAGGGCTGTTCTTCCAGCAGGTAGAACCGACGATGGCGGAAGCCTGACTGACGATGTCCAGGGCACTGGCCTGGCTCAGTTCCAGCAGTGACGAAAAACCCATCTGCTCCAGGCGCGTGACCACGGTAGGGCCGACGCCTTTTACAGCCAGTAGCGCCTGGCGTTCTTCCGGCGGGAATGACATGAAGACCTCACGATGATTGTTCGAACATCGTGTTTATACCGTATTGCCTGGGCGCAGGCTTTACCTACGCCTCGTCGCCTTCGTCATCATCGCCACCCATGCCCAGTTCCTTGATCTTGCGGGTCAGGGTGTTGCGCCCCCAGCCCAGCAACTGGGCGGCGTCGCGGCGGCGTCCTGCGGTGTGCTTGAGGGCGGTCTCGATCATGATGCGTTCGAAGGCTGGCACGGCTTCATCAAGCAGGCTGGACTGGCCACGGGTCAGTGCCTGGTCCGCCCAGCTGCGCAATCCCTGCTCCCAGTTGCCCGAGGGCTGGGTCTCGCTGCTCTGGTGCAGCAGTTCCGGTGGCAGGTCGTCGATGTGCACTTCACGGCCCGAGGCCATGACGGTGATCCAGCGGCAGGTATTCTCCAGTTGCCGCACGTTGCCGGGCCAGCCGAGGTTGCGCAGGTATTCCTCGGTTTCCGACTTGAGCAGCTTGGGCTCCACGGACAGTTCCTGGGCGGCGCTGGCGAGGAAGTGGCGGGCCAGCGCGGGGATGTCTTCGCGACGATCGGCCAGGCGCGGGATATGGATACGGATGACGTTGAGACGGTGGAACAGGTCTTCACGAAACTTGCCAGCCTGCACCAGGGTTTCCAGGTTCTGGTGGGTGGCGGCGATGATGCGCACGTCGACCCGCACAGGCGTATGGCCGCCGACCCGGTAGAACTCGCCGTCGGCCAGGACCCGCAGCAGGCGGGTCTGAGTGTCGGCGGGCATGTCGCCGATCTCGTCGAGAAACAAGGTGCCGCCGTCGGCCTGCTCGAAGCGGCCC is part of the Pseudomonas sp. ABC1 genome and encodes:
- a CDS encoding Rpn family recombination-promoting nuclease/putative transposase, which codes for MTALLDPKNDFVFKRLFVGAPEILADLINAVRSAAPPIEVLEILNPNIEPGELHGKFIVLDILARDPQGHRYNIEMQVRRHADYSLRSLYYLARTLGQQLHKGDDYSDLKPVVGIHLMDFESFPEAQAHWHFELRDRLHPHVRIDGLHLHLIELPKADRLGCSLNGALADWVAYFEHWQEESVMQGIQHPPVRQALEELQQLSDDAEARRLAFVRERALRDELSELRAARAEGRETGRDEGRIALLEKQLGLKFGPLPEAIRERLHGAGRDELELWAERVLFVEQMDAVFAEA
- a CDS encoding gamma-butyrobetaine hydroxylase-like domain-containing protein gives rise to the protein MRIPSAIKLHKASKTLELQYGQDRYHLGAEFLRVHSPSAEVQGHGNPVLQYGKQNVALTGLEPAGNYALKLIFDDGHDSGLYSWDYLYELATRQESLWADYLAELERAGRSRDPDESVVRLML
- the hslU gene encoding ATP-dependent protease ATPase subunit HslU — its product is MSMTPREIVHELNRHIIGQDDAKRAVAIALRNRWRRMQLAPELRPEVTPKNILMIGPTGVGKTEIARRLARLANAPFIKVEATKFTEVGYVGRDVESIIRDLADAALKMLREQEVQKMRHRAEDAAEERILDALLPGARPTGFGEEAATPTDSNTRQLFRKRLREGQLDDKEIDIEVAETPAGVEIMSPPGMEEMTSQLQNLFSNMGKGKKKSRKLKIKDALKLVRDEEAARLVNEEELKARALEAVEQNGIVFIDEIDKVAKRGNTGGADVSREGVQRDLLPLIEGSTVNTKLGMVKTDHILFIASGAFHLSKPSDLVPELQGRLPIRVELKALSPQDFERILTEPHASLTEQYRELLKTEGLHIEFAEDGIKRIAEIAWQVNEKTENIGARRLHTLLERLLEEVSFSAADLAGQQNGEAIRIDLAYVNSHLGELAQDEDLSRYIL
- the hslV gene encoding ATP-dependent protease subunit HslV; this translates as MTTIVSVRRNGKVVMGGDGQVSLGNTVMKGNARKVRRLYHGQVLAGFAGATADAFTLFERFEGQLEKHQGHLVRAAVELAKDWRTDRSLSRLEAMLAVANKDASLIITGNGDVVQPEDDLIAMGSGGGFAQAAARALLLKADAGLSAHEIAETALNIAGSICVFTNQNLTIEELDSEV
- the blaOXA gene encoding class D beta-lactamase, which translates into the protein MRSLFLAATLLFAAPSMASDFEESPAVAAIFAQAGVTGTFALYDASTQRLTGVDAQRATTRYIPASTFKIANSLIGLSSGAVASVDEVLPYGGQPQPFKAWEQDMGLRDAIRASNVPIYQELARRIGQQRMQEGVRALGYGNQTIGTQVDNFWLVGPLKISAVEQTHLLARLARGELPFPAQAQAQVREIVRLESGEGWTLYGKTGWNDSDQPNIGWWVGWVEQGERLYSFALNIDMPDPVTALPKRLEIGKASLRALGLLDSGTQAGKAVR
- the trmL gene encoding tRNA (uridine(34)/cytosine(34)/5-carboxymethylaminomethyluridine(34)-2'-O)-methyltransferase TrmL codes for the protein MFHVILFQPEIPPNTGNIIRLCANTGCSLHLIEPLGFELDDKRLRRAGLDYHEYASVQRHADLQSCLDKLGQPRLFAFTTKGSQPFHEITFQPGDAFLFGPESRGLPEDIREALPSGQRLRLPMKPGNRSLNLSNSVAVAVFEAWRQQGFALS
- a CDS encoding helix-hairpin-helix domain-containing protein, with translation MSFPPEERQALLAVKGVGPTVVTRLEQMGFSSLLELSQASALDIVSQASAIVGSTCWKNSPQARAAIQAAIDLAQSCQRA
- the ntrC gene encoding nitrogen regulation protein NR(I) encodes the protein MSHSETVWIVDDDRSIRWVLEKALQQEGITTHSFESTSGVLSRLAREQPDAIISDIRMPGPSGLDLLAQIRERYPRLPVIIMTAHSDLDSAVASYQGGAFEYLPKPFDVDEAVSLVKRACLHALEQQSQAPVIEQPRTPEIIGEAPAMQEVFRAIGRLSHSNITVLINGESGTGKELVAHALHRHSPRAAAPFIALNMAAIPKDLMESELFGHEKGAFTGAANQRRGRFEQADGGTLFLDEIGDMPADTQTRLLRVLADGEFYRVGGHTPVRVDVRIIAATHQNLETLVQAGKFREDLFHRLNVIRIHIPRLADRREDIPALARHFLASAAQELSVEPKLLKSETEEYLRNLGWPGNVRQLENTCRWITVMASGREVHIDDLPPELLHQSSETQPSGNWEQGLRSWADQALTRGQSSLLDEAVPAFERIMIETALKHTAGRRRDAAQLLGWGRNTLTRKIKELGMGGDDDEGDEA